Proteins from a single region of Sphingomonas sp.:
- a CDS encoding NADH-quinone oxidoreductase subunit M, with the protein MTGFPILSVMLAIPAVAAVACLFLSANGARWTALIATLIDLALGIWLWTSFDQSAGAAQWQFVEHVRLFGVGGVDFAWALGIDGFALMLIMLSVFLMPICIGASWVAIEKRVPEYMAAMLATLILMIGTFAAQDLLLFYVFFEGGLIPMFLIIGIWGGANRIYASYKFFLYTLLGSLLMLIAMIAMILNSGTASIPALMAHDFPVAWQTWLWLAFFASFAVKMPMWPVHTWLPDAHVQAPTAGSVILAGVLLKLGGYGFLRFSLPMFPEASAQFMNLVFVLSCVAVVYTSLVALVQSDMKKLIAYSSVAHMAIVTMGLFAFNNQGIEGAMMVMLGHGLVSGALFLCVGVIYDRLHTREIDRYGGLAINMPRYALLFMLFTMASVGLPGTSNFVGEFLGLMGVYKVSTWTALIGTTGIILGAAYMLYLYRRVVFGDLTKDDVRAMPDLSLREIGLLAPIAAAVLWMGVYPESFLKPMRPDVERLVERMSRAAPLGDSRPTAGKPAPAGEHHAAPAGEHATPAPAHGGAH; encoded by the coding sequence ATGACCGGTTTCCCGATCCTCTCCGTCATGCTGGCGATCCCCGCGGTCGCCGCCGTCGCCTGCCTGTTCCTGAGCGCCAACGGTGCGCGTTGGACCGCGCTGATCGCGACCTTGATCGATCTCGCGCTCGGCATTTGGCTGTGGACGAGCTTCGACCAGAGCGCGGGCGCCGCGCAGTGGCAGTTTGTCGAGCATGTCCGCCTGTTCGGCGTCGGCGGCGTCGATTTCGCCTGGGCATTGGGCATCGACGGCTTCGCGCTGATGCTGATCATGCTCTCGGTCTTCCTGATGCCGATCTGCATCGGGGCCAGCTGGGTGGCGATCGAGAAGCGCGTGCCCGAATATATGGCGGCGATGCTCGCCACGCTGATCCTGATGATCGGCACCTTCGCGGCGCAGGATCTGCTGCTGTTCTACGTCTTCTTCGAAGGCGGCCTGATCCCGATGTTCCTGATCATCGGCATCTGGGGCGGCGCCAACCGCATCTACGCGTCGTACAAATTCTTCCTCTACACGCTGCTCGGCTCGCTGCTGATGCTGATCGCGATGATCGCGATGATCCTCAACAGCGGCACGGCCTCGATCCCCGCGCTGATGGCGCATGACTTCCCTGTCGCTTGGCAGACCTGGTTATGGCTGGCCTTCTTCGCCTCGTTCGCGGTCAAGATGCCGATGTGGCCGGTCCACACCTGGCTTCCCGACGCGCACGTGCAGGCGCCCACCGCCGGTTCGGTGATCCTGGCCGGCGTGCTGCTCAAGCTGGGCGGCTATGGCTTCCTTCGCTTCAGCCTGCCGATGTTCCCCGAAGCCTCGGCCCAATTCATGAACCTGGTGTTCGTGCTGTCGTGCGTCGCGGTGGTCTATACCTCGCTGGTCGCTTTGGTGCAGTCGGACATGAAGAAGCTGATCGCCTATTCCTCGGTCGCGCACATGGCGATCGTGACGATGGGGCTGTTCGCCTTCAACAATCAGGGCATCGAGGGCGCGATGATGGTCATGCTCGGCCATGGCCTCGTCTCGGGCGCACTCTTCCTGTGCGTCGGCGTGATCTATGATCGCCTGCACACCCGCGAGATCGACCGCTATGGCGGCCTGGCGATCAACATGCCGCGCTATGCGCTGCTGTTCATGCTGTTCACCATGGCCTCGGTCGGCCTGCCCGGCACCAGCAACTTCGTCGGCGAATTCCTGGGTCTGATGGGCGTCTACAAGGTTTCGACCTGGACCGCGCTGATCGGCACCACCGGCATCATCCTGGGCGCCGCGTACATGCTGTACCTCTATCGCCGCGTCGTGTTCGGCGACCTGACCAAGGACGATGTCCGCGCCATGCCCGATCTCAGCCTGCGCGAGATCGGCCTGCTGGCGCCGATCGCCGCGGCGGTGCTGTGGATGGGCGTCTATCCGGAGAGCTTCCTCAAGCCGATGCGTCCCGATGTCGAACGCCTCGTCGAGCGGATGAGCCGCGCTGCCCCCTTGGGTGACTCGCGTCCCACCGCCGGCAAGCCGGCACCCGCTGGCGAGCACCACGCTGCCCCCGCCGGAGAACACGCCACGCCTGCCCCTGCGCACGGGGGGGCGCACTGA
- a CDS encoding type III pantothenate kinase has protein sequence MLLAIDAGNTNIVFALVESGEIRARWRIATDPRRTADEYAVWLSQLLGLEGYEMASVTGVIIGTVVPRALHNLQVLSSKYFKTDAIIAGQGEHGWGFQLDVEEPQNLGADRALNAIAAHDRHPGDLIVIDFGTAATFDVVDYTGAYKGGIIAPGINLSLDALVTAAAKLPRIAIEAPKGNLSVIGRNTVDQMHIGIYWGYIAMIEGLVARMKAEVGRPLKVIATGGLAVLFEKHTAVFDAIEPDLTIQGLSMLWERSRA, from the coding sequence ATGCTGCTCGCGATCGACGCCGGCAACACCAATATCGTCTTCGCGCTGGTGGAGTCCGGCGAGATTCGCGCGCGCTGGCGCATCGCCACCGATCCGCGCCGCACCGCAGACGAATATGCGGTGTGGCTCAGCCAACTGCTCGGCCTCGAAGGCTATGAAATGGCCAGCGTCACCGGCGTCATCATCGGCACCGTCGTTCCGCGCGCGCTCCATAACCTCCAGGTGCTCAGCAGCAAATATTTCAAGACCGATGCGATCATTGCCGGGCAGGGCGAGCATGGCTGGGGCTTCCAGCTTGATGTCGAGGAGCCGCAGAATCTCGGCGCCGACCGCGCGCTCAACGCCATCGCCGCGCATGACCGCCATCCGGGCGATCTGATCGTCATCGATTTCGGCACCGCCGCCACGTTCGACGTGGTCGATTATACGGGAGCCTATAAGGGCGGGATCATCGCCCCCGGCATCAACCTGTCGCTCGATGCTCTCGTCACCGCCGCCGCCAAGCTGCCGCGCATCGCCATCGAGGCGCCCAAGGGCAATCTCTCGGTGATCGGGCGCAACACCGTCGATCAGATGCATATCGGCATCTATTGGGGCTATATCGCGATGATCGAGGGGCTGGTCGCGCGGATGAAGGCCGAGGTCGGGCGCCCGCTCAAGGTCATTGCCACCGGGGGCCTCGCCGTGCTCTTCGAGAAACATACCGCGGTGTTCGACGCGATCGAACCTGATCTGACCATTCAGGGATTGTCGATGCTGTGGGAACGGAGCCGGGCCTGA
- a CDS encoding DUF817 domain-containing protein, translating into MIRGATRFAQVRARLEDFAPRPGWHSWLYEFLLFGFKQGWACLFGALMLGLLMATHLFYPANAPLARYDLLVIGAVAIQAGMLAFRLESWGEARIILAFHLVGTAMELFKTAQGSWLYPEPSLLRIGGVPLFTGFMYGAVGSYIARVWRIFAFRFPGYPPRWATWALAAAIYVNFFAHHWLPDIRLVLFAATAALFWRTRVCFTVWRAERWMPLLLGWLLVALFIWFAENLGTFSRAWIYPNQAEGWKMVSLAKLSAWYLLMIISFVLVELVHGRREVE; encoded by the coding sequence GTGATCCGCGGTGCGACCCGCTTCGCGCAAGTTCGCGCCAGGCTCGAGGACTTCGCGCCGCGGCCGGGCTGGCATTCGTGGCTCTACGAGTTTCTGCTGTTCGGCTTCAAACAAGGCTGGGCCTGCCTGTTCGGCGCGCTGATGCTCGGGCTGCTGATGGCCACCCATCTATTCTACCCGGCCAACGCTCCCCTCGCCCGCTATGACCTGCTCGTCATCGGCGCGGTGGCGATCCAGGCGGGAATGCTGGCGTTCCGTCTCGAAAGCTGGGGCGAGGCCAGGATCATCCTCGCCTTTCATCTCGTCGGCACCGCGATGGAACTGTTCAAGACCGCGCAGGGATCGTGGCTCTATCCCGAGCCGAGCCTGCTCAGGATCGGCGGCGTGCCGCTGTTCACCGGCTTCATGTATGGCGCGGTCGGCAGCTATATCGCGCGGGTATGGCGGATCTTCGCGTTCCGCTTCCCCGGCTATCCGCCGCGCTGGGCGACCTGGGCGCTGGCCGCCGCGATCTACGTCAATTTCTTCGCGCATCATTGGTTGCCCGATATCCGCCTGGTGCTGTTCGCTGCGACGGCCGCCTTGTTCTGGCGGACGCGCGTGTGCTTCACCGTGTGGCGCGCTGAGCGCTGGATGCCATTGCTGCTCGGCTGGCTGCTGGTCGCCTTGTTCATCTGGTTCGCCGAAAATCTCGGGACCTTCTCGCGTGCCTGGATCTATCCGAACCAGGCCGAAGGCTGGAAGATGGTCTCCCTCGCCAAACTCAGCGCCTGGTATCTGCTGATGATCATCTCGTTCGTGCTGGTCGAGCTTGTGCACGGCCGCCGCGAAGTGGAATAG
- a CDS encoding ribonuclease J has protein sequence MTPGKELLFVALGGSGEIGMNVNLYGCDGKWLMVDCGITFGDAQYPGVDVILPDLQFIEERLDELIGIVLTHGHEDHIGALPYLAGELGVPLYATPFTAGLIHGKLEEEGNADRIELNVVKEEGPFQIGPFRITYTPLAHSIPEGNAVLIETPYGNIFHTGDWKLDETPSLGGASTAAELTAIGDKGVLALVCDSTNVFNPEASGSEGDVRKGLDEVVAGIKGRVLVTTFASNAARLQTLGEVAQDCGRQLCVAGRSLDRIIRVAKATGYLRDFPDTVDFETAMSLPANQVMIIATGGQGEPRAALNRIAEDTHVLKVHKGDTVVFSSRQIPGNEIAIGRIMNTLAGKGVEIITDRQAFVHVSGHPGRPELAEMYKWIRPEIVLPVHGEVRHMHEQARFALSEGVPQAITQVNGDIWKLAPGKPRQVGHAQVGRLVLDGDVILPADGTTINERRRVALYGQISVAVALRSGKLLGEPQIRLQGVPVEEDRDNFIADACDAAAQTVRKESSRDLEKLREALRLSVRRVAVKYTGKKPVVDVLIVEA, from the coding sequence ATGACACCCGGCAAGGAACTGCTCTTCGTCGCGCTCGGCGGGTCGGGCGAGATCGGTATGAACGTCAATCTCTATGGTTGCGACGGCAAATGGCTGATGGTCGATTGCGGCATCACCTTTGGCGACGCGCAATATCCTGGTGTCGATGTGATCCTGCCCGATCTCCAGTTCATCGAGGAGCGTCTCGACGAGCTGATTGGGATCGTCCTGACCCACGGCCATGAAGATCATATCGGCGCGCTGCCCTATCTGGCGGGCGAACTCGGCGTGCCGCTCTATGCGACGCCATTCACCGCCGGGCTGATCCACGGCAAGCTCGAAGAGGAAGGCAATGCCGACCGGATCGAGCTGAACGTCGTCAAGGAAGAGGGCCCGTTCCAGATCGGCCCCTTCCGCATCACCTATACGCCGCTGGCCCACTCGATCCCCGAGGGCAATGCGGTGCTGATCGAGACCCCGTACGGCAATATCTTCCACACCGGCGACTGGAAGCTCGACGAGACCCCGTCGCTCGGCGGTGCCTCGACCGCCGCCGAGCTGACCGCGATCGGCGACAAGGGCGTGCTGGCGCTGGTCTGCGATTCCACCAACGTCTTCAATCCCGAGGCTTCAGGCTCGGAAGGCGATGTCCGCAAGGGGCTCGACGAGGTCGTCGCCGGCATCAAGGGCCGCGTGCTGGTCACCACCTTCGCCTCGAACGCGGCGCGCCTGCAGACGCTGGGCGAAGTCGCGCAGGATTGCGGGCGGCAATTGTGCGTCGCCGGCCGCTCGCTCGACCGTATCATCCGCGTCGCCAAGGCGACCGGCTATCTGCGCGATTTCCCTGACACGGTCGATTTCGAGACCGCGATGTCGCTGCCGGCCAACCAGGTGATGATCATCGCCACGGGCGGGCAGGGCGAGCCCCGCGCGGCGCTCAACCGTATTGCTGAGGACACGCATGTCCTCAAGGTCCATAAGGGCGACACCGTCGTCTTCTCCTCGCGCCAGATCCCCGGCAACGAGATCGCCATTGGCCGGATCATGAACACGCTGGCGGGCAAGGGCGTGGAGATCATCACCGACCGTCAGGCCTTTGTGCACGTATCCGGCCATCCCGGCCGCCCCGAGCTGGCCGAGATGTACAAATGGATCCGGCCCGAGATCGTGCTGCCGGTGCATGGCGAAGTCCGCCACATGCACGAACAGGCGCGCTTCGCGCTGTCCGAAGGGGTGCCCCAGGCGATCACGCAGGTGAATGGCGATATCTGGAAGTTGGCGCCGGGCAAGCCTAGGCAGGTCGGCCATGCGCAGGTCGGCCGCCTCGTCCTCGACGGTGACGTCATCCTTCCCGCCGATGGCACCACGATCAACGAGCGGCGCCGGGTCGCCCTCTACGGCCAGATTTCCGTGGCGGTGGCGCTCCGCAGCGGCAAGCTGCTCGGTGAGCCGCAGATACGTCTTCAGGGCGTACCGGTCGAGGAAGACCGCGACAATTTCATCGCAGACGCCTGCGATGCCGCCGCGCAGACCGTGCGCAAGGAAAGCAGCCGCGATCTGGAGAAGCTCCGCGAAGCGCTGCGCCTGTCGGTGCGCCGCGTCGCGGTCAAATATACCGGCAAGAAGCCGGTGGTCGATGTGCTGATCGTCGAGGCATGA
- a CDS encoding DUF1467 family protein → MKWQSALAIYMLFWAFSVFLVLPFGVKTSEEAGVDLVPGQAQSAPHEFNAKRVMLRTTIVATVLFAIFWLNYMFGWVTADMLDWAH, encoded by the coding sequence ATGAAGTGGCAATCCGCGCTGGCGATCTACATGCTGTTCTGGGCCTTTTCGGTGTTCTTGGTGCTGCCCTTCGGCGTGAAGACCAGCGAGGAAGCCGGAGTCGATCTGGTGCCGGGGCAGGCGCAGAGCGCCCCGCACGAGTTCAACGCCAAGCGCGTGATGCTGCGCACCACCATCGTAGCGACCGTGCTGTTCGCGATTTTCTGGCTGAACTACATGTTCGGTTGGGTGACGGCGGACATGCTCGACTGGGCGCATTGA
- a CDS encoding Hpt domain-containing protein, with amino-acid sequence MAYDPGAIDATLAAAVGDEPQLIAELREAFLDGVRRCLEGMKAADGPGAWSAAALRLKGLAASFGAVRLMALASEAATSQAHDGAVLRKLHRAVERL; translated from the coding sequence ATGGCGTATGATCCCGGTGCAATCGATGCGACCTTGGCGGCGGCGGTGGGCGACGAGCCCCAGCTGATCGCCGAACTGCGCGAGGCGTTTCTTGATGGCGTTCGACGCTGCCTGGAGGGGATGAAGGCAGCCGACGGTCCGGGCGCGTGGAGCGCCGCCGCGCTGCGGCTCAAGGGCCTCGCGGCCAGCTTCGGCGCGGTTCGCCTGATGGCGCTGGCATCGGAAGCCGCGACCAGCCAGGCGCATGACGGCGCGGTCCTTCGCAAGCTCCATCGCGCCGTCGAACGACTATAG
- a CDS encoding biotin--[acetyl-CoA-carboxylase] ligase, translated as MRTVAETGSTNADMAALARSGASEGLWLRAERQTQGKGRQGRAWASPEGNLYISTLVRVRHGEPSPATLALVAAVALEETVALFGVQPMLKWPNDLLVNGAKLSGILLERVDDAVILGFGVNLAHHPTDTDRPATGIAAHAPAPDPEVFAETLAEIFARWLSRWRDGIAPIRERWLARAHPIGTALTARLADGTSVDGLFDGLTSDGALSLRLADGSHRAIHAGDVFLL; from the coding sequence ATTCGTACCGTCGCGGAGACGGGCTCGACCAATGCCGATATGGCCGCGCTCGCCCGCTCCGGCGCCAGCGAAGGTCTGTGGCTGCGCGCCGAGCGGCAGACCCAGGGCAAGGGCCGGCAGGGCAGGGCGTGGGCCTCGCCAGAGGGTAACCTCTATATCTCCACGCTGGTACGCGTCCGCCATGGCGAGCCGTCGCCCGCCACGCTGGCGCTGGTCGCGGCGGTAGCGCTGGAGGAAACGGTGGCGCTGTTCGGCGTGCAGCCAATGCTGAAATGGCCGAACGACCTGTTGGTGAATGGCGCCAAGCTCAGCGGCATCCTGCTCGAGCGCGTCGATGATGCGGTGATCCTCGGCTTCGGCGTAAACCTCGCGCACCATCCCACCGACACCGATCGCCCCGCCACCGGCATCGCCGCGCACGCGCCGGCGCCAGATCCAGAGGTCTTCGCCGAAACGCTCGCCGAAATCTTTGCCCGCTGGCTGTCGCGCTGGCGGGACGGCATCGCGCCCATCCGCGAACGCTGGCTCGCACGGGCGCACCCCATCGGCACCGCGCTCACCGCCCGCCTTGCCGACGGCACCAGCGTAGACGGCCTGTTCGACGGTCTGACCAGCGACGGCGCGCTCAGCCTGCGCTTGGCCGATGGGTCGCATCGTGCCATTCACGCGGGCGACGTGTTTCTGCTCTGA
- the nuoN gene encoding NADH-quinone oxidoreductase subunit NuoN: MSYATQLMMVLPELVLSLGAIALMLVAAWGGQNSTKLVSWASIAVLIGAGVALAGPASAGGEAFGGLYRPDMFAAFAKALIFAAAAVSILIAPRFFQTTSGDDLRPEYPVLILLSAAGMGMMVSAGDLMSLYVGLELMSLASYVLASFMRRDTRSAEAGLKYFVLGALASGILLYGISLVYGFSGTTLFAGIADAYAQGRSTGLLFGLVFVFAGLAFKISAVPFHMWTPDVYEGAPTPVTAFFASAPKVAAMALATRVAIEAMGPAIADWRQIVIFAALASIIFGSVAAITQTNIKRLLAYSSIANVGFALVGLAAGNEAGVMSVLYYMAIYVVMTLGSFLVVLQMRGPDGQPIETISSLAGMSRTRPRLALAMAIFMFSLAGVPPLLGFFSKLQVFLAAVHAGLYVFAAVAAAASTIGAFYYLKIVKVMYFDEPADAFAGKTDPVEGVLLVLAAAVVSPLGWPLLGYLEVFTASAAKALF; the protein is encoded by the coding sequence ATGAGCTACGCAACGCAATTGATGATGGTGCTTCCCGAGCTGGTGCTCAGCCTCGGCGCGATCGCGCTGATGCTGGTCGCCGCCTGGGGCGGGCAGAACTCGACGAAGCTGGTGAGCTGGGCGAGCATTGCGGTGTTGATCGGTGCCGGCGTCGCGCTGGCAGGCCCCGCATCGGCAGGCGGTGAGGCGTTCGGTGGCCTTTACCGCCCCGATATGTTCGCGGCCTTCGCCAAGGCGCTGATCTTCGCTGCTGCCGCGGTCTCGATCCTGATCGCACCACGCTTCTTCCAGACCACATCCGGCGACGATCTCCGTCCCGAATATCCTGTGCTGATCCTGCTTTCGGCGGCTGGCATGGGCATGATGGTCTCGGCGGGCGACCTGATGAGCCTCTATGTCGGCCTCGAACTGATGAGCCTCGCCTCGTACGTGCTCGCCAGCTTCATGCGCCGCGACACGCGCTCGGCCGAGGCGGGCCTGAAGTATTTCGTCCTCGGTGCGCTCGCCTCGGGCATCCTGCTCTACGGCATCAGCTTGGTTTATGGCTTCTCGGGAACAACGCTGTTCGCCGGGATCGCCGATGCCTATGCGCAAGGCCGTTCGACCGGGCTGCTCTTCGGCCTCGTCTTTGTCTTCGCTGGTCTTGCTTTCAAGATCAGCGCCGTGCCGTTCCACATGTGGACCCCGGACGTTTACGAAGGCGCACCGACCCCGGTCACTGCGTTCTTCGCCTCGGCTCCCAAGGTCGCGGCGATGGCGCTGGCCACCCGCGTCGCGATCGAAGCTATGGGCCCGGCGATTGCCGATTGGCGCCAGATCGTGATCTTCGCGGCGCTGGCCTCGATCATTTTCGGTTCGGTCGCTGCAATCACGCAGACCAACATAAAGCGCCTGCTTGCATACTCGTCGATCGCCAATGTCGGTTTCGCGCTGGTCGGTCTCGCCGCCGGTAACGAGGCGGGCGTGATGAGCGTGCTGTACTACATGGCGATCTACGTCGTCATGACGCTCGGCAGCTTCTTGGTCGTGCTGCAGATGCGCGGCCCCGATGGTCAGCCGATCGAGACGATCTCCAGCCTGGCCGGCATGTCACGTACGCGCCCGCGCCTTGCCCTGGCGATGGCGATCTTCATGTTCAGCCTAGCCGGCGTTCCGCCGCTGCTCGGCTTCTTCTCGAAGCTGCAGGTGTTCCTGGCTGCGGTGCATGCGGGCCTGTACGTGTTCGCGGCGGTGGCAGCCGCGGCTTCGACGATCGGCGCCTTCTATTATCTCAAGATCGTCAAGGTGATGTATTTCGACGAGCCGGCTGACGCCTTTGCGGGCAAGACCGATCCGGTCGAAGGCGTATTACTGGTGCTGGCCGCCGCGGTGGTCTCGCCGCTCGGCTGGCCGCTGCTCGGCTATCTTGAGGTATTCACGGCATCGGCCGCCAAGGCTTTGTTCTGA
- a CDS encoding VWA domain-containing protein, whose protein sequence is MFFSFLDELRAAGIPASLKEHLILLEALDRDVIDRTPEAFYYLARATFVKDEGLLDRFDQVFAKVFKGITTNYGVAPAEVPEDWLRAVAEKFLTPEEMEAIKSLGSWDEIMETLKKRLEEQQGRHQGGNKWVGTGGTSPYGNSGYNPEGVRIGGESRHKRALKVWDQREFKNLDSTKELGTRNIKVALRRLRRFAREGAQDELDIDGTIEGTAKQGWLDIRMRAERHNAVKLLLFLDVGGSMDPFVKLCEELFSAATSEFKNLEFFYFHNCPYEGVWKDNRRRFTERTPMWDILHKYGHDYKLIFVGDASMSAYEITHPGGSVEHFNEEAGAVWMQRLTNTYPAAVWLNVLPEAQWGYTQSVRIIRELMTDRMYPLTLSGLDDAMRELSRKR, encoded by the coding sequence ATGTTCTTCTCCTTCCTCGACGAGTTGCGCGCCGCCGGCATCCCCGCCAGCCTGAAGGAGCATCTGATCCTGCTGGAAGCGCTCGATCGCGACGTGATCGATCGCACGCCCGAGGCTTTCTACTATCTCGCCCGCGCCACCTTCGTGAAGGACGAGGGGCTGCTCGACCGCTTCGACCAGGTCTTCGCTAAGGTCTTCAAGGGTATCACCACCAATTATGGTGTCGCTCCGGCGGAGGTACCCGAGGACTGGCTGCGCGCGGTCGCCGAGAAGTTCCTGACCCCCGAGGAGATGGAGGCGATCAAGTCACTCGGTTCGTGGGACGAGATCATGGAGACTCTCAAGAAGCGGCTGGAGGAGCAGCAGGGCCGGCACCAGGGCGGCAACAAATGGGTCGGAACCGGCGGCACCTCCCCCTATGGCAATAGCGGCTACAATCCCGAGGGCGTGCGGATCGGCGGCGAGAGCAGGCACAAGCGCGCACTGAAGGTGTGGGACCAGCGCGAATTCAAGAATCTCGACAGCACCAAGGAGCTGGGCACCCGCAACATCAAGGTGGCGCTGCGCCGCCTCCGCCGCTTCGCCCGCGAAGGCGCGCAGGACGAGCTCGATATCGACGGCACAATCGAGGGCACCGCCAAACAAGGCTGGCTCGACATCCGCATGCGCGCCGAGCGGCACAATGCGGTGAAATTGCTGCTGTTCCTCGATGTCGGCGGATCGATGGATCCGTTCGTGAAGCTTTGCGAGGAGCTGTTCTCGGCCGCCACCTCAGAGTTCAAGAACCTCGAATTCTTCTACTTCCACAATTGTCCCTATGAGGGGGTGTGGAAGGATAATCGCCGACGCTTCACCGAACGCACGCCGATGTGGGATATCCTCCACAAATACGGCCATGATTATAAGCTGATCTTCGTCGGAGACGCGTCGATGAGCGCCTACGAGATCACCCATCCCGGCGGCTCGGTCGAGCATTTCAACGAGGAAGCCGGCGCGGTGTGGATGCAGCGGCTGACCAATACCTATCCCGCCGCGGTGTGGCTCAACGTGCTGCCCGAGGCGCAATGGGGCTATACCCAGTCGGTCAGGATCATCCGCGAGCTGATGACCGACCGCATGTATCCGTTGACGCTGTCCGGGCTCGACGACGCGATGCGCGAGCTTAGTCGGAAGCGTTAG